One Desulfobulbus oligotrophicus DNA segment encodes these proteins:
- a CDS encoding thioredoxin family protein, which produces MSHEIKWENDLQTGLQQAAAEKKYVLLDFFNPG; this is translated from the coding sequence ATGAGTCATGAAATCAAGTGGGAAAATGATCTGCAGACCGGATTGCAGCAGGCTGCGGCCGAGAAAAAATATGTGCTGCTGGATTTTTTCAACCCCGGATGA
- a CDS encoding iron chelate uptake ABC transporter family permease subunit, with the protein MPQASGKPCPCPLVSPGILGVLAGASFGAGLGIVLLSSWLATQILAFLFACLAVGLSCFLASFIRQSSLLVLILGGMVSTSFFTALTSLLKFPADPNRQLPELVYWLMGTFSRVETSSLYLISLPMPAGIFFICLHGKLINPLSMGDEEAASLGVDVRAVRLRLIIVATLISALSVVLVGRTAFSPWYQVREEDRLIAEQAMEKMRIQEHAQRPYSQLSGGQQQLVLLARALVQGARFFIMDEPVNSLDYGRQFHLLQTIRELADEGRSFLLTTHHPEHALFLEGRTLLMDKGKVLKDGFTKDIINQTSIENLYDLPAELMQKLARLRQQTGL; encoded by the coding sequence ATGCCGCAAGCCTCTGGGAAGCCATGTCCCTGCCCCCTGGTCTCTCCGGGCATCCTTGGCGTCCTGGCCGGTGCCTCCTTTGGGGCGGGCCTTGGAATTGTGCTGCTCTCCTCCTGGCTGGCCACGCAAATCCTGGCCTTTCTCTTTGCCTGCCTGGCAGTGGGACTCTCCTGCTTCCTGGCCTCTTTTATACGCCAGTCTTCCCTGCTGGTCCTTATTCTGGGCGGCATGGTCAGCACCTCGTTTTTCACCGCCCTGACTTCCCTGCTCAAATTTCCGGCTGACCCCAACCGTCAGTTACCGGAACTTGTCTACTGGCTGATGGGCACTTTTTCCCGGGTTGAAACATCTTCTCTTTATCTGATCAGTCTGCCCATGCCGGCCGGCATCTTTTTTATCTGCCTGCACGGCAAGCTGATCAATCCCTTGAGCATGGGGGATGAGGAGGCCGCATCATTAGGGGTGGATGTGCGCGCTGTGCGCCTGCGTCTGATCATAGTGGCTACCCTGATCAGCGCACTTAGTGTGGTGCTGGTGGGACGCACCGCTTTCAGTCCCTGGTACCAGGTCAGGGAAGAAGACCGGCTTATTGCCGAGCAGGCCATGGAAAAAATGCGGATCCAGGAGCATGCCCAAAGGCCCTATTCCCAGCTCAGCGGCGGACAGCAGCAGCTGGTGCTTCTTGCTCGAGCCCTGGTGCAAGGCGCGCGCTTCTTCATCATGGATGAGCCGGTCAACAGCCTGGATTATGGCCGGCAGTTTCATCTTCTGCAAACCATTCGCGAACTTGCCGATGAGGGGCGTTCCTTCCTGCTGACGACCCATCATCCAGAGCATGCCCTGTTTCTGGAAGGTCGCACCCTGCTGATGGATAAGGGAAAAGTACTGAAAGACGGGTTTACAAAAGATATAATCAACCAGACCAGTATCGAAAACCTCTATGATCTGCCTGCGGAACTCATGCAGAAACTGGCCCGGCTGCGGCAGCAGACCGGGCTGTAA